A genomic stretch from Oncorhynchus gorbuscha isolate QuinsamMale2020 ecotype Even-year linkage group LG20, OgorEven_v1.0, whole genome shotgun sequence includes:
- the LOC124007521 gene encoding sodium-dependent phosphate transporter 1-B-like — protein sequence MVSTTLATLTLTGTTLGIMAQVTGGPLTDYMWLLIVGFIIAFILAFSVGANDVANSFGTAVGSGVVTLRQACILATIFETVGSVLLGAKVSETIRKGIIDVGMYNGSEHVLMAGSVSAMFGSAVWQLVASFLKLPISGTHCIVGATIGFSLVARGQQGVRWLELLRIVVSWFLSPLLSGIMSGVLFYFVRMFILHKKDPVPNGLKALPVFYAVTMMINLFSIIFTGAPMLGFDKVPWWGTLLISLTCGVLTALLVWFIVCPRLKKKIERKIKSSSPSESPLMDKRELREEPVPCTILKPVPEEPPSPPSPVDPDSPSQLPQEDRRVTFDIGDSDDGDNKEGKESENVQKVQFSNDVQFSNGPAHVPSNGYSQYHTVHKDSGLYKDLLHKLHLAKVGDCMGETGDRPIRRNNSYTSYTMAIIGMHGDFRPKEGEFHASEDKGTEEKKKRVRMDSYTSYCNAVAEHGAPEGMGEAEVTLEMGEEDAGSSRSSLEEDRQDRDRPEVSELFRFLQILTACFGSFAHGGNDVSNAIGPLVALWLVYNSGSVNSSAPTPIWLLLYGGVGICLGLWVWGRRVIQTMGKDLTPITPSSGFSIELASALTVVVASNIGLPVSTTHCKVGSVVAVGWLRSRKGVDWRLFRNIFLAWFVTVPISGLISAAIMALFTYVIL from the exons ATGGTTTCGACAACTCTCGCCACCCTCACCCTGACGGGCACCACACTAGGGATAATGGCCCAGGTCACTGGTGGACCACTGACAGACTACATGTGGCTCCTCATAGTTGGCTTTATCATCGCCTTCATCCTAGCCTTTTCTGTGGGGGCCAATGACGTGGCGAACTCGTTTGGCACGGCAGTGGGCTCTGGAGTGGTCACCTTGCGGCAGGCCTGCATCCTGGCCACTATCTTTGAGACCGTTGGCTCTGTGCTTCTGGGAGCCAAGGTCAGCGAGACCATCCGCAAGGGCATCATCGACGTTGGCATGTACAACGGCTCTGAGCACGTGCTGATGGCTGGCTCTGTCAGTGCCATGTTTG GTTCTGCGGTATGGCAGTTGGTGGCCTCTTTTCTCAAGCTGCCGATCTCAGGTACCCACTGCATTGTGGGTGCTACCATTGGCTTCTCTCTGGTGGCCAGAGGTCAACAGGGGGTCAGGTGGCTGGAACTCCTCCGGATTG TTGTCTCCTGGTTCCTCTCCCCCCTTCTGTCTGGCATCATGTCAGGTGTCCTTTTCTACTTTGTACGCATGTTCATCTTGCACAAG AAAGACCCCGTGCCCAACGGTCTGAAGGCCCTGCCTGTCTTCTATGCTGTCACCATGATGATCAACCTGTTCTCCATCATCTTCACTGGAGCTCCAA TGCTTGGATTTGACAAGGTCCCATGGTGGGGCACACTGCTCATCTCTTTGACCTGTGGTGTGCTTACCGCCCTGTTGGTCTGGTTCATTGTTTGCCCACGTCTCAAGAAGAAGATTGAAC GAAAAATCAAGTCTTCCAGCCCCTCTGAGAGTCCACTGATGGATAAGAGGGAGCTGAGGGAGGAACCTGTACCCTGTACCATCCTGAAACCTGTCCCTGAGGAGCCCCCTTCACCCCCTTCCCCCGTTGACCCAGACTCCCCCTCCCAGCTTCCCCAAGAGGATCGCAGGGTAACCTTTGACATTGGAGATTCTGATGATGGCGACAATAAGGAAGGCAAGGAGTCTGAGAATG TCCAAAAAGTGCAGTTCAGTAATGATGTGCAGTTCAGTAACGGCCCAGCCCACGTCCCCAGCAATGGTTACAGCCAGTACCACACTGTGCACAAGGACTCTGGCCTCTACAAGGACCTGCTGCACAAGCTCCACCTTGCCAAGGTAGGTGACTGCATGGGCGAGACTGGCGACAGACCCATCCGCCGCAACAACAGCTACACCTCTTACACCATGGCCATCATCGGCATGCACGGGGACTTCCGGCCCAAAGAGGGCGAGTTCCACGCCAGCGAGGACAAGGGtacagaagagaagaagaagcgTGTACGCATGGACAGCTACACCAGCTACTGCAATGCTGTGGCTGAGCACGGGGCTCCTGAGGGCATGGGGGaagcagaggtgactctggagatgggagaggaggatgctGGCAGCAGCCGCAGCTCTCTGGAGGAGGATAGGCAGGACCGGGACCGCCCTGAGGTCTCTGAacttttcaggtttctccagatccTCACTGCCTGCTTTGGCTCCTTTGCCCATGGAGGCAACGACGTCAG CAATGCCATTGGTCCTTTGGTAGCTCTGTGGTTGGTTTACAATAGTGGTTCAGTTAACTCCAGCGCCCCGACACCCATCTGGCTGCTGTTGTACGGAGGAGTTGGCATCTGCCTCGGTCTCTGGGTGTGGGGTCGCAGGGTTATCCAGACCATGGGCAAGGACCTCACCCCCATCACTCCCTCCAG TGGTTTCAGCATTGAACTTGCCTCAGCCCTGACCGTTGTGGTTGCCTCCAATATTGGCTTGCCTGTCTCCACCACCCACTGTAAG GTGGGCTCTGTGGTAGCGGTTGGCTGGCTGCGCTCCAGGAAGGGTGTGGACTGGCGTCTGTTCCGGAACATCTTTTTGGCCTGGTTTGTTACTGTGCCCATTTCAGGCCTGATCAGCGCTGCCATCATGGCCCTCTTCACCTACGTCATCCTGTGA